Proteins from a genomic interval of Chanos chanos chromosome 3, fChaCha1.1, whole genome shotgun sequence:
- the ghrb gene encoding growth hormone receptor b isoform X1, with amino-acid sequence MVGLRVEYQTTMNQAFFISLLFISTGASHGLASTTQGFQTHTLPRLTGCFSRELMTFRCRWDAGTFQNYTRPGELQLFYMLTKDSIWHECPSYNANGENECYFDQSHTIIWYSYGIQLRSRSHNITHDELYFNVENIVYPDPPVGLNWTLLTVGQTGLLFDVMVSWNPPVSAADNVKMGWMSLVYETEYREKNGVKWNSIDSGRSTKAYIYALHSNTEYEIRVRCGMDGFNFGNFSDSIFIKIPSKESSIPFAAVLSIAVIGIALIVMLIVVSRQQKLYVVFLPPVPGPKIKGIDPECLQKGKLTELTSILATHPDLRPELYGSDPWVEFIEVDIEEPNEGIEDFHEHLLVADSPTSGTSHISSGFRDDDSGRASCCDPDLHDPYQTDLPHSTVAGSNCFETSAPASSETTMQPAVPAVQETPWASRGLYSQVNDVTISGEIVLSSDEQSKGDEAIGKDQALRNKDNIKAKAQQLSVVTADGGDYTSEFDISKINTQHASECSSEANVRECDQPHEGYHNTLSETSVLPSHSGLQSHAMPPSPEYTMVDGVDYQNSLLLKPNTPVATRPSSVKTLPIPQGYLTPDLLESVAP; translated from the exons TCCAGACTCATACTCTGCCACGTCTGACCGGGTGCTTCTCACGTGAGTTAATGACTTTCCGATGCCGCTGGGATGCTGGAACATTCCAAAATTACACAAGACCAGGGGAGCTACAGCTGTTCTACATGCTAACCAA GGATTCCATATGGCATGAATGCCCAAGCTACAATGCTAATGGAGAAAACGAGTGCTATTTCGACCAAAGTCATACAATTATTTGGTATTCTTATGGCATCCAACTTCGCTCAAGATCCCACAACATAACTCATGACGAACTTTACTTTAATGTGGAAAACATTG TCTACCCAGACCCTCCTGTGGGGCTGAACTGGACTTTACTGACTGTTGGCCAGACTGGGTTGCTTTTTGATGTTATGGTGAGCTGGAATCCCCCAGTGTCTGCTGCAGACaatgtgaagatgggctggatGTCACTTGTATATGAGACTGAATACAGGGAGAAGAACGGAGTCAAATGGAACTCA ATCGACAGCGGGAGAAGTACCAAGGCGTACATTTACGCCCTTCACTCAAACACGGAATATGAGATCAGAGTCAGATGTGGAATGGACGGCTTCAACTTCGGCAACTTCAGCGACTCCATCTTCATCAAGATCCCTTCCAAAG AGTCCAGTATTCCTTTTGCTGCCGTGTTAAGCATTGCTGTGATTGGTATTGCACTCATCGTAATGCTGATCGTTGTTTCAAGGCAGCAGAA ACTGTATGTGGTTTTCCTGCCTCCTGTTCCTGGCCCCAAAATCAAGGGAATTGACCCAGAGTGCCTACAG AAGGGCAAGTTGACTGAACTGACTTCCATTCTGGCAACCCACCCCGACCTGCGTCCTGAGCTATACGGTAGCGATCCTTGGGTGGAATTTATCGAGGTGGATATCGAGGAGCCAAACGAGGGAATTGAGGACTTTCACGAACACCTCCTTGTGGCCGACTCCCCTACGTCCGGCACCTCTCACATCTCCAGCGGTTTCCGTGACGATGACTCCGGGAGAGCCAGCTGCTGTGATCCGGATCTTCACGACCCTTACCAGACAGACCTGCCTCACAGCACGGTCGCCGGCAGCAACTGTTTTGAGACTTCTGCTCCTGCTTCCTCAGAGACAACCATGCAGCCTGCAGTTCCCGCTGTTCAGGAAACTCCCTGGGCGAGCAGGGGTCTCTATTCCCAAGTAAACGATGTTACTATTTCGGGCGAGATTGTCCTGTCATCGGATGAGCAAAGCAAGGGTGACGAAGCCATCGGTAAAGATCAAGCCCTGAGGAATAAGGACAACATTAAAGCAAAAGCACAACAGCTGTCGGTAGTAACCGCCGACGGAGGAGACTACACCTCAGAGTTCGATATCAGTAAGATCAACACCCAGCATGCTTCAGAGTGTTCCAGTGAAGCTAATGTAAGGGAATGTGATCAGCCACATGAGGGGTACCACAACACTCTCTCGGAAACCAGTGTACTGCCTAGCCATTCAGGATTACAGTCACATGCGATGCCTCCCAGTCCTGAATATACTATGGTGGATGGAGTTGACTATCAAAACAGCCTACTTCTAAAACCAAATACTCCGGTGGCAACCCGTCCTAGCTCGGTCAAGACATTGCCCATTCCCCAGGGATACTTGACTCCTGATTTATTGGAGAGCGTTGCTCCCTAA
- the ccdc152 gene encoding coiled-coil domain-containing protein 152 encodes MKLSPVNLDKLINDFGKIEQKLTELKGKSNIVEIKLEETNRLLRFSQSKEKCLIEERDRLLDTVSGLQQTLQQQCDLRAENDKLKIALLDMKKQTEGQREESTAEMTRLKEELKTLREHHKRELYDRDVETQRKLAAKDLELKKALDMKASVLEEMRKKISETEREKHSEILKLQMEFGAKLARAQSMKGPTQQSQGSCPLPQNVFKRKLQFIQEEKNKEIEALRQRVKELEQQALNGLASSHSKRRKI; translated from the exons ATGAAGCTGTCACCTGTCAATTTGGATAAGCTTATTAACGACTTCGGCAAAATAGAACAA AAACTGACAGAACTTAAGGGCAAAAGCAACATCGTTGAAATTAAATTGGAAGAAACGAACAGGCTACTGAGGTTCAGTCAGAGCAAGGAAAAATGTTTAATTGAAG agagagacagactattaGATACTGTCAGCGGACTCCAGCAGACTTTACAACAGCAATGTGATCTCAGAG CTGAAAATGATAAGCTGAAAATTGCACTTCTTGACATGAAGAAACAGACTGAAGGTCAAAGAGAG GAGAGCACTGCAGAGATGACGAGACTGAAGGAAGAGCTGAAGACTTTAAGAGAGCACCACAAGAGGGAGCTATACGACCGTGACGTGGAGACACAAAGGAAAC TGGCAGCTAAAGATTTAGAACTAAAGAAGGCTCTTGACATGAAGGCGAGCGTTTTGGAGGAGATGAGAAAGAAAATTAGTGAAacggaaagagaaaaacacagcgaAATACTAAAACTTCAAATGGAG tttgGTGCTAAACTAGCAAGAGCACAGAGCATGAAAGGACCAACCCAGCAGTCACAGGGTTCCTGCCCCCTTCCTCAAAACGTATTTAAAAGA AAGTTGCAGTTCAttcaggaggagaaaaacaaagagattgAGGCATTACGCCAAAGGGTGAAAGAGCTTGAGCAGCAGGCTCTTAATGGTCTCGCAAGCTCCCATTCGAAAAGGAGAAAGATTTAA
- the ghrb gene encoding growth hormone receptor b isoform X2, with the protein MVGLRVEYQTTMNQAFFISLLFISTGASHGLASTTQVQTHTLPRLTGCFSRELMTFRCRWDAGTFQNYTRPGELQLFYMLTKDSIWHECPSYNANGENECYFDQSHTIIWYSYGIQLRSRSHNITHDELYFNVENIVYPDPPVGLNWTLLTVGQTGLLFDVMVSWNPPVSAADNVKMGWMSLVYETEYREKNGVKWNSIDSGRSTKAYIYALHSNTEYEIRVRCGMDGFNFGNFSDSIFIKIPSKESSIPFAAVLSIAVIGIALIVMLIVVSRQQKLYVVFLPPVPGPKIKGIDPECLQKGKLTELTSILATHPDLRPELYGSDPWVEFIEVDIEEPNEGIEDFHEHLLVADSPTSGTSHISSGFRDDDSGRASCCDPDLHDPYQTDLPHSTVAGSNCFETSAPASSETTMQPAVPAVQETPWASRGLYSQVNDVTISGEIVLSSDEQSKGDEAIGKDQALRNKDNIKAKAQQLSVVTADGGDYTSEFDISKINTQHASECSSEANVRECDQPHEGYHNTLSETSVLPSHSGLQSHAMPPSPEYTMVDGVDYQNSLLLKPNTPVATRPSSVKTLPIPQGYLTPDLLESVAP; encoded by the exons TCCAGACTCATACTCTGCCACGTCTGACCGGGTGCTTCTCACGTGAGTTAATGACTTTCCGATGCCGCTGGGATGCTGGAACATTCCAAAATTACACAAGACCAGGGGAGCTACAGCTGTTCTACATGCTAACCAA GGATTCCATATGGCATGAATGCCCAAGCTACAATGCTAATGGAGAAAACGAGTGCTATTTCGACCAAAGTCATACAATTATTTGGTATTCTTATGGCATCCAACTTCGCTCAAGATCCCACAACATAACTCATGACGAACTTTACTTTAATGTGGAAAACATTG TCTACCCAGACCCTCCTGTGGGGCTGAACTGGACTTTACTGACTGTTGGCCAGACTGGGTTGCTTTTTGATGTTATGGTGAGCTGGAATCCCCCAGTGTCTGCTGCAGACaatgtgaagatgggctggatGTCACTTGTATATGAGACTGAATACAGGGAGAAGAACGGAGTCAAATGGAACTCA ATCGACAGCGGGAGAAGTACCAAGGCGTACATTTACGCCCTTCACTCAAACACGGAATATGAGATCAGAGTCAGATGTGGAATGGACGGCTTCAACTTCGGCAACTTCAGCGACTCCATCTTCATCAAGATCCCTTCCAAAG AGTCCAGTATTCCTTTTGCTGCCGTGTTAAGCATTGCTGTGATTGGTATTGCACTCATCGTAATGCTGATCGTTGTTTCAAGGCAGCAGAA ACTGTATGTGGTTTTCCTGCCTCCTGTTCCTGGCCCCAAAATCAAGGGAATTGACCCAGAGTGCCTACAG AAGGGCAAGTTGACTGAACTGACTTCCATTCTGGCAACCCACCCCGACCTGCGTCCTGAGCTATACGGTAGCGATCCTTGGGTGGAATTTATCGAGGTGGATATCGAGGAGCCAAACGAGGGAATTGAGGACTTTCACGAACACCTCCTTGTGGCCGACTCCCCTACGTCCGGCACCTCTCACATCTCCAGCGGTTTCCGTGACGATGACTCCGGGAGAGCCAGCTGCTGTGATCCGGATCTTCACGACCCTTACCAGACAGACCTGCCTCACAGCACGGTCGCCGGCAGCAACTGTTTTGAGACTTCTGCTCCTGCTTCCTCAGAGACAACCATGCAGCCTGCAGTTCCCGCTGTTCAGGAAACTCCCTGGGCGAGCAGGGGTCTCTATTCCCAAGTAAACGATGTTACTATTTCGGGCGAGATTGTCCTGTCATCGGATGAGCAAAGCAAGGGTGACGAAGCCATCGGTAAAGATCAAGCCCTGAGGAATAAGGACAACATTAAAGCAAAAGCACAACAGCTGTCGGTAGTAACCGCCGACGGAGGAGACTACACCTCAGAGTTCGATATCAGTAAGATCAACACCCAGCATGCTTCAGAGTGTTCCAGTGAAGCTAATGTAAGGGAATGTGATCAGCCACATGAGGGGTACCACAACACTCTCTCGGAAACCAGTGTACTGCCTAGCCATTCAGGATTACAGTCACATGCGATGCCTCCCAGTCCTGAATATACTATGGTGGATGGAGTTGACTATCAAAACAGCCTACTTCTAAAACCAAATACTCCGGTGGCAACCCGTCCTAGCTCGGTCAAGACATTGCCCATTCCCCAGGGATACTTGACTCCTGATTTATTGGAGAGCGTTGCTCCCTAA